The following coding sequences lie in one Arachis hypogaea cultivar Tifrunner chromosome 9, arahy.Tifrunner.gnm2.J5K5, whole genome shotgun sequence genomic window:
- the LOC112709264 gene encoding uncharacterized protein, translated as MVLIKECSAIIQQNLPEKMQDLGSFFIPYTIEDITIQRALCDLGARINFMPLSLMRKIQIDEVKPTHISLQLADRSIKFPLGVVENFLMKVGPFIFLADFVLLDMEEDKNASIILGRPFLVIGRALINVQKGELTLRVNEKEVVLNVLEALQHPNDSKGCMGVDLIEPLIKEVFEAEELDDVLESLSKDDLLEIDDSPPQKAKPHMLSTEKGALKLELKPLPPSLKYAFLGEHNTYPVIISSSLRHEEEFVLLQVLKSHKTALGWTISDLKGISSAK; from the coding sequence atggTGTTAATaaaggaatgcagtgctattattcagCAGAATCTCCCTGAAAAGATGCAAGATCTGGGGAGCTTTTTTATTCCTTACACCATTGAAGACATCACTATTCAGagagccttatgtgatcttggagctagaaTCAATTTCATGCCACTATCCTTGATGAGAAAAATCCAAATTgatgaggtaaaacccactcatatttctcttcaacttgctgatcgtTCAATTAAATTTCCTCTTGGAGTTGTTGAGAATTTTCTGatgaaagtaggaccatttatttttcttgctgacTTTGTCTTGTTGGATATGGAAGAGGACAAAAATGCCTCtattattcttggaagaccctttttaGTTATAGGAAGAGCCCTTATTAATGttcaaaagggtgaattaactttGAGGGTCAATGAAAAGGAGGTTGTGCTTAATGTTCTTGAGGCTTTGCAACACCCTAATGATTCTAAAGGGTGTATGGGAGTTGATCTGATTGAGCCTCTAATTAAAGAAGTATTTGAAGCTGAAGAGCTTGACGATGTTCTGGAATCCCTTTCTAAGGATGATTTGCTTGagattgatgattcaccacctcaGAAAGCGAAGCCTCACATGCTTAGTACTGAGAAAGGGGCTCTAAAGCTTGAGTTGAAGCCCTTGCCACCCTCTTTAAAGTATGCATTCctaggtgagcataatacttacccagtgattattagctcctcTTTGAGGCATGAGGAGGAGTTTGTGCTACTTCAAGTACTCAAGAGTCATAAAAcggctcttgggtggaccattagtgatttGAAGGGGATTAGTTCGGCCAAGTGA